The following proteins are encoded in a genomic region of Oncorhynchus kisutch isolate 150728-3 linkage group LG4, Okis_V2, whole genome shotgun sequence:
- the LOC109889656 gene encoding bisphosphoglycerate mutase, which translates to MSKYKVFVMRHGEGAWTKENRFCSWVDQRLSEDGVKEALACGHLLREAGYHLDVVFTSLLSRSIHTAWLLLEAMGQEWVPVVKSWRLNERHYGALIGLNRAEMALNHGEEQVKQWRRSYDLTPPPIDKSHPYFLEIYNDRRYSTCDISKEDLPKSESLKDVLERLQPYWDGTIVPEIKQGKSVLISGHGNSCRALLKHLQGISDADIVNVTLPTGTPILIELDENFRPTKPMQLLGDQDAIQAAIRKVEDQGKVKQTP; encoded by the exons ATGTCCAAGTACAAAGTCTTTGTCATGAGGCATGGAGAAGGGGCCTGGACCAAAGAGAACCGCTTCTGCAGCTGGGTGGACCAGAGGCTGAGTGAGGATGGGGTAAAGGAGGCCCTAGCGTGCGGTCACCTCCTAAGAGAGGCAGGCTACCACTTGGATGTGGTCTTCACATCCCTGCTTAGCCGCTCCATCCACACAGCCTGGCTGCTACTAGAGGCCATGGGGCAGGAGTGGGTCCCAGTGGTGAAATCGTGGAGGCTGAATGAGCGCCATTATGGTGCTCTGATCGGGCTCAACCGTGCCGAGATGGCCCTAAACCACGGCGAGGAGCAGGTGAAACAGTGGAGGAGGAGTTACGACCTCACGCCGCCGCCTATCGACAAATCACACCCTTACTTTTTGGAGATCTACAACGACCGGCGGTATTCTACTTGCGATATTTCTAAAGAGGATCTCCCTAAGTCGGAGAGCCTGAAGGATGTCTTAGAGAGGCTCCAGCCATACTGGGATGGCACCATTGTGCCAGAGATCAAACAGGGGAAATCGGTGCTCATCTCTGGGCATGGGAATAGCTGCAGGGCACTGCTGAAACACTTACAAG GTATATCAGATGCTGATATCGTCAACGTGACGTTACCCACAGGAACACCCATTCTGATTGAGCTGGATGAGAACTTCCGGCCCACCAAACCCATGCAGCTCCTGGGAGACCAGGACGCCATCCAGGCAGCCATCAGGAAGGTGGAGGATCAGGGGAAGGTCAAACAAACACCCTGA